The genomic region TATATACATCATCCAGTTGCAGGTAACGAACGCCTGCATCGTAGAAGGCCTTAATCGCATCACGGTACGTCTGAATAATATCTTGCGCATAGTCTTCAATATTCGGATAAATTTCCGGATTATGTATTCCGGCATTAAACAGCTGGTTCGGACTTGGAATGGTCTGCTTTACAACCGCACGCCCATCCACAATTTCGTTCAATTCAATGAAATCCTTCACAAATGGGTGGTCTGGATTAAAAGAAACTTTTCCTGTATTGCGAACGTCGTATTTCTCAGCTTCCACACCAACAAAATCGAACCCGGAATCAGGAACATAGCCTTCAATCCCATTTAAATGCTCTAAAAAGTCAAGGTGGAACCATGTGCGTCTGAATTCCCCATCCGTTACAACCTCTAGTCCAAGCTCAATTTGCTTTTCCACAATTCGCTTAATCTCATTTGTTTCGACCTCGCGCAATTGTTCTTTTGTAATCTGCCCTGACTTAAATTCATTCCTGGCTTTGTGCAGGCTCTCCGGACGTAATAGACTTCCAACGTGATCAGCTCTAAATGGTGCTTTCGTTAGTGTAGTTGACATTATAAATCCCCTCTTTCCATATTTTTTTGACAATTCTTCAATTTTTTTATCTAACATTAAGGTAAGATAGCAAAAGATCTTACAGGAAAACCTGAAGCTTTTTCTGCCTTTGGAACGATGCTGAAGATAATCGCCCCTTTTGCTGGTACCTGGTCTAAATTCGTAAGTAACTCTACTTGGTATGTGTCCTGGTCCAGTACATAATATTCACCAAACAAGGCTCCATTTTTTTGAACATCCACAGCCGCATCGGTATCGAATGTCTCATGTCCTACAGATTTGATGTCTCTTTCTTCAAACAAAAACTTTAAAGCTTCAACCGACCAGCCAGGTGAATGGGGGTGCCCTTGTTCATCTTTGTTTTCCATCGC from Virgibacillus sp. MSP4-1 harbors:
- a CDS encoding 5-methyltetrahydropteroyltriglutamate--homocysteine S-methyltransferase, which produces MSTTLTKAPFRADHVGSLLRPESLHKARNEFKSGQITKEQLREVETNEIKRIVEKQIELGLEVVTDGEFRRTWFHLDFLEHLNGIEGYVPDSGFDFVGVEAEKYDVRNTGKVSFNPDHPFVKDFIELNEIVDGRAVVKQTIPSPNQLFNAGIHNPEIYPNIEDYAQDIIQTYRDAIKAFYDAGVRYLQLDDVYIAGLSSPEIPFNDGKYSRDYLIDLALRVANGVLEEKPEDLIITTHLCRGNYQSAWAFEGSYSIIAPTLLAKEKVDGFFLEYDDERSGDFKPLEHIPNNGPRVVLGLVTSKNGELEEKEAIKARVKEASKYIPLDQLCLSPQCGFASTHHGNKLTEEEQWNKLKFIVEIAQEIWG